Proteins encoded within one genomic window of Gloeobacter kilaueensis JS1:
- a CDS encoding mercuric reductase — translation MLEPPIDTYDRALIANVHPPDWVNPAPADRYNLVVIGGGTAGLVAAGGTALLGGKVALVERDLLGGDCLNTGCVPSKTLIRAARAAADVRDAHQYGVKVPAGSTVDFAAVMERLRRVRAEISPHDAAARFRDWGADVFLGEARFTGPEAVQVGAVQLRFQKAIVATGARPVRPRIEGLAEAGFLTSETVFSLRERPERLAVIGGGPLGCELAQAFARLGSQVVLLHRRSRLLDREAAEAAQIIEETFEQEGIRLLPGCEILRVERTADGRVIHYRTRAGTAQVTVDAILVGAGRTPNVEALDLEAAGVDYDREGVKVDDFLRTTNPRIYACGDVCLAQKFTHLADATARIAIQNALFLGRQRLSRLVIPRCTYTDPQVASVGLPYQEALEQGYAIQTLRVPLEEADRALTDGEVAGFAQVHLHQGSDRILGATIVAREAGEMISEITLAMVAGRGLGYLAKVIHPYPTQGEVIRKLADLYSMERLQRFRKLTGGWLSWLRRR, via the coding sequence GTGCTGGAACCGCCGATAGATACCTACGATCGGGCGCTAATCGCCAATGTCCATCCGCCCGACTGGGTGAACCCCGCGCCCGCCGACCGCTACAACCTCGTAGTCATCGGTGGTGGGACCGCCGGGCTGGTGGCGGCGGGCGGCACCGCTCTCCTGGGGGGCAAAGTCGCCCTCGTCGAGCGGGACTTGCTGGGCGGCGATTGCCTGAATACCGGCTGTGTGCCCTCCAAGACGCTGATTCGAGCCGCCCGCGCCGCCGCCGATGTGCGCGACGCCCACCAGTACGGAGTGAAGGTACCGGCGGGGAGTACGGTCGATTTTGCTGCGGTCATGGAGCGGCTGCGGCGGGTGAGAGCCGAGATTAGCCCCCACGACGCCGCTGCGCGCTTCCGCGATTGGGGAGCGGATGTCTTTTTGGGTGAAGCGCGCTTTACCGGCCCGGAGGCCGTGCAGGTCGGCGCGGTCCAACTGCGCTTTCAAAAGGCCATCGTCGCCACCGGGGCGCGGCCCGTCAGACCCAGGATTGAGGGACTGGCGGAGGCGGGCTTTCTCACGAGCGAAACGGTCTTTTCACTGCGGGAGCGGCCCGAGCGCCTGGCAGTGATTGGCGGCGGTCCGCTTGGCTGTGAGCTGGCCCAGGCATTTGCGCGCCTGGGTTCCCAGGTTGTGCTGTTGCATCGTCGAAGTCGCCTGCTCGATCGCGAGGCGGCTGAGGCAGCCCAGATCATCGAGGAAACCTTTGAGCAGGAGGGCATCCGCCTGCTTCCGGGCTGTGAGATTCTGCGGGTGGAGCGGACAGCAGATGGCAGGGTAATTCACTACCGCACAAGAGCGGGTACGGCCCAGGTGACAGTAGATGCGATCCTGGTCGGGGCTGGCCGCACCCCGAACGTCGAAGCGCTCGATCTGGAAGCGGCAGGGGTGGACTACGACCGTGAGGGTGTGAAAGTAGACGATTTTCTGCGCACGACGAACCCGCGCATCTACGCCTGCGGCGATGTCTGCCTCGCCCAAAAATTTACCCATCTCGCCGACGCCACGGCCCGCATCGCCATCCAGAACGCCCTGTTTTTGGGACGGCAACGGCTGAGCAGGCTTGTCATCCCCCGCTGCACCTACACCGACCCGCAGGTTGCGAGCGTCGGCCTGCCGTACCAGGAGGCACTGGAGCAGGGTTATGCCATCCAGACCCTGCGCGTCCCGCTAGAAGAGGCGGATCGGGCTCTCACCGACGGCGAGGTGGCGGGCTTCGCCCAGGTTCACCTGCACCAGGGCAGCGACCGCATCCTGGGAGCGACGATCGTCGCCCGCGAGGCCGGTGAGATGATTAGCGAAATCACCCTGGCGATGGTAGCGGGCCGGGGTCTGGGATATCTGGCAAAGGTGATCCATCCCTACCCCACCCAGGGGGAGGTGATCCGCAAGCTGGCGGATCTGTACAGCATGGAGCGCCTGCAGCGCTTCCGCAAGCTGACCGGGGGTTGGCTCAGCTGGCTGCGCCGCCGGTGA
- a CDS encoding B12-binding domain-containing radical SAM protein yields the protein MFADEIRLFDLPAGDADAVPVIFAFPNTYEIGITSLGYQVVWRLLASCPGVEVARLFTDIHETLPARPELFGFSFSWELDYDNVLALLEKQRIPVWAAEREEEHPLVFGGGPVFTANPEPFALFFDFFLLGDGEELIAEVIAAYQQVRTASRRQKLLRLAQIPGVYVPAFYEGDYREGEARIEPVVEGIPATLERRTFRGGQLSHSAVVTERCAWPGIFMVEVARSCPEMCRFCLASYLTLPFRSANVETGLLPAIEKGLQVTNRLGLLGASVTQHPQFAQIIDYLARPEHADVRLSVSSVRTNTLSPQFCRTLAARGSQSVTIAIESGSERLRRIVNKKLSNDEIFSAAATASAAGLQGLKLYGMCGVPGEIQSDLDATAELLVRLKKQNPRLRLSFGCSTFVPKAHTPFQRYGVDPKAEKKLQSLQKALRPQGIDFRPESYNWSVIQALLSRGDRRVAQVLERTRHYGSTLGSFRRAFKDFKGQLPPLDYYVHAQWPDGATLPWQHLRTGLSESLLDRHLDQARSEMPVLTGGAAS from the coding sequence GTGTTCGCCGATGAAATTCGCCTCTTTGATCTGCCGGCTGGAGACGCGGACGCGGTTCCGGTCATCTTTGCCTTTCCAAATACTTACGAAATCGGGATCACGAGCCTTGGCTACCAGGTGGTCTGGCGGCTGCTGGCGAGTTGTCCGGGCGTCGAGGTGGCGCGACTTTTTACCGATATTCACGAAACGCTGCCGGCCCGGCCAGAGTTGTTTGGCTTTTCTTTTTCATGGGAACTGGACTACGACAATGTGCTCGCTCTATTAGAAAAGCAGCGCATTCCTGTCTGGGCAGCGGAGCGCGAGGAAGAGCACCCGCTCGTCTTCGGCGGTGGCCCCGTTTTTACGGCCAATCCGGAACCGTTTGCCCTCTTTTTTGATTTTTTCTTGCTCGGAGATGGCGAGGAGCTGATTGCCGAGGTAATTGCCGCTTATCAGCAGGTGCGCACCGCCTCGCGCCGGCAAAAGTTACTGCGCCTCGCCCAGATTCCGGGCGTCTACGTGCCTGCTTTTTATGAGGGGGATTATCGGGAGGGCGAAGCGCGGATCGAGCCAGTTGTAGAGGGAATTCCAGCCACCCTTGAGCGGCGCACCTTTCGGGGCGGGCAACTGTCGCACTCGGCAGTGGTGACCGAGCGCTGCGCCTGGCCGGGCATCTTTATGGTCGAGGTGGCGCGCTCCTGCCCGGAGATGTGCCGCTTTTGTCTGGCGAGTTATCTGACGCTGCCTTTTCGGAGCGCAAATGTCGAAACCGGACTGTTGCCTGCGATCGAAAAGGGATTGCAGGTGACCAACCGCCTCGGCCTGTTGGGAGCGTCCGTTACCCAGCATCCGCAGTTTGCCCAGATCATCGACTATCTGGCCCGCCCGGAACACGCCGATGTGCGGCTCAGCGTCTCCTCGGTGCGCACCAACACCCTCAGCCCCCAGTTCTGCCGCACCCTGGCCGCACGCGGCAGCCAGTCGGTGACGATTGCGATCGAAAGTGGCTCCGAGCGCCTGCGCCGGATCGTGAATAAAAAGCTCAGCAACGACGAAATCTTTAGCGCCGCTGCCACCGCGTCCGCTGCCGGGCTGCAGGGGTTGAAGCTCTACGGCATGTGCGGCGTTCCAGGCGAAATCCAGAGCGACCTCGACGCGACGGCGGAACTGCTGGTTCGGCTTAAAAAGCAAAATCCGCGCCTGCGCCTCAGCTTTGGCTGCAGCACCTTTGTGCCCAAGGCCCACACGCCTTTTCAGCGCTACGGCGTCGATCCAAAAGCAGAAAAAAAACTACAGTCGCTGCAAAAAGCCCTCCGGCCCCAGGGCATCGACTTTCGGCCCGAGAGCTACAACTGGTCGGTAATCCAGGCGCTCCTTTCGCGGGGAGACAGGCGCGTTGCCCAGGTGCTGGAGCGCACCCGCCACTACGGCAGCACCCTGGGGAGTTTTCGCCGCGCCTTCAAAGATTTCAAAGGCCAGCTGCCGCCCCTCGATTACTACGTCCACGCCCAGTGGCCGGACGGCGCAACGCTGCCCTGGCAGCACCTGCGCACGGGTTTGAGCGAGTCGCTGCTGGACCGCCATCTCGATCAGGCGCGCTCTGAAATGCCGGTTCTCACCGGCGGCGCAGCCAGCTGA